The sequence below is a genomic window from Serratia nevei.
ATGAAACGGTGGCGATGCGCGCCAACAATGCGATCAACGACATGGTGCGCCAGCGCCTGTTGAACCGCTTTACCAGCGAACTGGCGGACGGCAATGCGATTTACCGCCTCACGCCGCTGGGTATCGGCATTACCGATTACTATATTCGCCAACGCGAATTCTCCACGCTGCGTCTGTCGATGCAGCTGTCGATCGTGGCGCAGGAACTCAAGCGCGCCGCCGACGCCGCCGACGAGGGCGGCGACGATTTCCATTGGCACCGCAACGTGTTCGCGCCGTTGAAATATTCGGTGGCGGAAATCTTCGACAGCATAGACATGACCCAACGCGTGATGGACGAGCAGCAGCAGAGCGTGAAAAACGACATCGCGGCGCTGCTGAGCAAAGACTGGCGGGCGGCGATCTCCAGCTGCGAGATGCTGCTGTCGGAAACCTCGGGCACCCTGCGCGAGCTGCAAGATACGTTGGATGCGGCGGGCGATAAGCTGCAGGCCAACCTGCTGCGCATCCAGGACGCGACCCTCGGCAACGTGGAGCTGGGCTTCGTCGACAAGCTGGTGTTCGATCTGCAGAGCAAGCTGGATCGCATCATCAGCTGGGGCCAGCAGGCGATCGACCTGTGGATCGGCTACGATCGCCACGTACATAAATTTATCCGTACCGCTATCGATATGGATAAAAACCGCGTGTTCGCCCAACGCCTGCGCCAGTCGGTGCAAACCTATTTCGACCACCCGTGGGCGCTGACCCATGCCAATGCCGATCGTCTGCTGGACATGCGCGACGAAGAACTGGCACTGCGCAGTGAGGAAGTGACCGGGGAACTGCCGCCGGATCTGGAGTTCGAAGAGTTCAGCGAAATTCGCGAACAGCTGGCGGCGATGATCGAAGAGGCGCTGAAGGTGTATCAGGAACAGCAGATGCCGCTCAACCTTGCAGCGGTGATGCGCGATTATCTGGCGCAATATCCGCGTGCGCGTCATTTCGACGTGGCACGCTTAGTGGTCGACCAGGCAGTGCGCCTCGGTGTGGCTGAAGCAGATTTCTCAGGGTTGCCGGCGGAATGGCAGGCAATCAATGATTACGGAGCCAAGGTCCAGGCCCATGTCATCGACAAATATTGAACAAGTAATGCCAGTCAAGCTGGCCAAGGCACTGTCCAACTCGCTGTTCCCGGCGCTGGATAGCCAACTGCGCGCGGGTCGTCACATCGGTATCGATGAGCTGGACAACCACGCCTTTTTAATGGATTTCCAGGATGAGCTGGAAGAATTTTACACCCGTTACAGCGTCGAGCTGATTCGGGCGCCGGAAGGTTTCTTCTATTTGCGCCCGCGCTCCACCACGCTGATCCCGCGTTCGGTGCTGTCCGAGCTGGATATGATGGTCGGTAAAATCTTGTGCTACCTGTATCTCAGCCCCGAGCGCCTGGCGCATGAGGGTATTTTCAGCCATCAGGAGCTGTACGACGAGCTGCTGAGCCTGGCCGATGAGAACAAGCTGCTGAAGTTCGTCAACCAGCGCTCCACCGGCTCGGATCTCGATCGGCAGAAGCTGCACGAAAAGGTGCGCACCTCGCTGAACCGCCTGCGCCGCCTCGGCATGGTCTACTTCATGGGCAATGACAGCAGCAAGTTCCGCATTACCGAGGCGGTGTTCCGCTTCGGCGCCGACGTGCGCAGCGGCGACGATCCGCGTGAAGCGCAGCTGCGCATGATTCGCGACGGCGAGGCGATGCCGGTTGAAACCAGCCTGTCGCTGAACGATGAGAATGAGGCTGAGGATCAGCAGGTTGATAACGCTCCTGACGGTGCAGAGGATGAACAGGAATGATTGAACGCGGTAAATTTCGCTCGCTGACGCTGGTTAACTGGAACGGCTTCTTCGCCCGCACCTTTGATCTGGATGAGCTGGTGACCACGCTGTCCGGCGGTAACGGGGCAGGGAAATCCACCACCATGGCGGCCTTCGTCACCGCACTGATCCCCGATCTGACGCTGCTGCACTTCCGTAACACCACCGAAGCGGGCGCCACCAGCGGCTCGCGCGATAAAGGCCTGCACGGCAAGCTGCGTGCCGGCGTGTGTTACTCGACTCTCGACGTCGTCAACTCGCGCCACCAGCGCGTGGTGGTGGGCGTGCGCCTGCAGCAGGTGGCGGGGCGCGATCGCAAGGTCGACATCAAACCGTTCACCATCCAGGGCCTGCCGACCGCGGTGCAGCCGACCGAGTTGCTGACCCAGACGGTGGGTGAGCGCCAGGCGCGCGTGCTGTCGCTGCAGGAGCTGAAGGATCGCGTGGAAGAGATGGAGGGGGTGCAGTTCAAGCAGTTCAACTCCATCACCGATTACCACTCGCTGATGTTCGATCTGGGCGTGATCCCGAAACGTCTGCGTTCGTCCGCCGATCGCAGCAAGTTCTACCGTCTGATTGAAGCGTCGCTGTACGGCGGTATTTCCAGCGCCATTACCCGCTCGCTGCGCGATTACCTGCTGCCGGAAAACAGCGGCGTGCGCAAGGCGTTCCAGGACATGGAAGCGGCGCTGCGCGAAAACCGCATGACGCTGGAGGCGATTCGCGTCACCCAGTCGGACCGCGATCTGTTCAAACATCTGATTTCCGAGGCCACTTCCTATGTGGCGGCGGACTATATGCGCCACGCCAACGAACGCCGCATCCATCTGGACGGCGCGCTGGCGCTGCGCAGCGATCTGTTGGGCAGCCGCAAGCAGCTGGCCGCCGAACAGTATCGCCATGTGGAAATGGCGCGTGAGCTGAGCGAACAGAGCGGTGCCGAATCCGACCTGGAAACCGATTACCAGGCCGCCAGCGATCACCTGAATCTGGTGCAGACGGCGATGCGTCAGCAGGAGAAGATCGAACGCTATGAAGCCGATCTGGAAGAGCTGACCTACCGTCTGGAAGAGCAGAACGAAGTGGTGGCCGAGGCGAGCGAGCAGCAGGCCGAAAACGAAGCGCGTGCCGAAGCGGCCGAGCTGGAAGTGGATGAGCTGAAGAGCCAGCTGGCCGACTACCAGCAGGCGCTCGACGTGCAGCAGACCCGCGCCATTCAGTACCAGCAGGCGCTGCAGGCGTTGGAGCGCGCACGCGCCCTGTGCCAACTGCCGGATCTGACCGCCGATAACGCCGAACAGTGGCTAGACACCTTCCAGGCCCGCGAACAGGAAGCGACCGAAGCGTTGCTGATGCTGGAACAGAAGCTGAGCGTGGCCGACGCCGCGCACGGCCAGTTCGAACAGGCCTATCAGCTGGTGGGGAAAATCGCCGGCCAGGTCAGCCGCAGCGAAGCCTGGCAGTGCGCGCGCGAATTGCTGCGCGACTGGCCTTCACAGCAGCACCTCGCCGAGCGCGTTCAGCCGCTGCGCCTGCGCCTGAGCGAACTGGAACAGCGTCTGCGCTCGCAGCAGGACGCCGAGCGCCTGCTGCAAGAGTTTTGCAAACGCCATGGCCAAGAGTACCAGCCTGACGATCTCGATATGCTGCAGCAGGAGCTGGAAGAGCGCCTGGAAGCGCTGTCGCAGAACGTCAGCGAAGCCGGCGAACGCCGCATGGAGATGCGCCAGGAGCTGGAGCAGATCCAGCAGCGCATCCGTGAGCTGACGGCGCGCGCGCCGGTGTGGCTGGCGGCGCAGGACGCGCTGGGCCAGCTCAGCGATCAGAGCGGAGAGCCGCTGGAAAACAGCCAGCAGGTGACCGAATACATGCAGCAGCTGCTGGAGCGCGAGCGTGAAACCACCGTCGAGCGCGACGAAGTGGCGGCCCGCAAACGTGAAGTGGAAGCGCAGATCGAACGTCTCAGCCAGCCGGGCGGCGCGGAAGATCAGCGCCTGGTCACGCTGGCCGAACGTTTCGGCGGCGTGCTGCTGTCAGAAATTTACGATGACGTCACCATCGACGACGCGCCTTACTTCTCGGCGCTGTACGGCCCTTCGCGCCACGCTATCGTGGTGCCGGATCTGTCGCTGGTGCGTGAGATGCTTGAAGGGCTGGAAGATTGCCCGGAAGATCTTTACCTGATCGAAGGGGATCCGCAGTCGTTCGATGACAGCGTGTTCGCCGTTGAAGAGCAGGACAAAGCGGTGGTGGTGAAAATCGCCGATCGCCAGTGGCGTTACTCCCGTTATCCGGAAGTGCCGTTGTTCGGCCGCGCGGCGCGCGAAAACCGTCTGGAAGTGCTGCATGCCGAGCGTGAAACGCTGGCGGAGCGCTACGCCACGCTGTCGTTCGACGTGCAGAAAACCCAGCGCTCGCACCAGGCTTTCAGCCGCTTTATCGGTACCCATCTGGCGGTGGCGTTCGACGCCGACCCGGAAGCGGAGATCCGCGGCCTGAACGCCCGTCGTGGCGAGATCGAACGTGCGCTGAACAATCACGAAGCGCAGAACCAGCAGCAGCGTCAGCAGTACGAACAGGCCAAAGAGGGCATTTCCGCACTCAACCGCCTGATGCCGCTGGTGTCGTTGCTGAACGATGAAACGCTGCAGGACCGCGTCGACGAGATCCGCGAAGAGCTGGAAGAAGCGCAGGACGCCGCGCGTCATATCCAACAGCACGGCGTGTCGCTGACCAAGCTGGAACCGCTGCTGTCGGTGCTGCAGAGCGATCCGCAGCAGCATGAACAGCTGCAGCAGGATTACGCGCAGGCGCAAAGCGTGCAGCGTCAGGCTAAACAGCAGGCGTTCGCGCTCACTGAAGTGGTGCAGCGTCGTGCGCACTTCAGCTACACCGATTCTGCCGGCATGCAGAATGCCAACAACGATCTGAACGATAAGCTGCGCCAGCGTCTGGAGCAGGCGGAAGCCGAACGCGCCCGCGCCCGTGAGCAACTGCGTCAGTATCAAACCCAGTTCACCCAGTACAGCCAGGTGCTGGCCTCGCTGAAAAGCTCGTACGACGCCAAGCGCGACATGCTGAAAGAGCTGAGCCAAGAGCTGGTGGACATCGGCGTGCAGGCCGACGCCAATGCCGAAGCGCGCGCCCGTGCGCGTCGCGACGAACTGCATGCGGCGCTGAGCAACAACCGCGCTCGCCGCAACCAGCTGGAGAAGCAGCTGACCTTCTGCGAAGCCGAAATGGACGGCCTGCAGAAGAAACTGCGCAAGCTGGAACGCGATTATCATCAGCTGCGTGAGCAGGTGGTGACCGCCAAGGCGGGCTGGTGCGCGGTGATGCGCCTGGTGAAAGACAACGGCGTGGAACGCCGCCTGCACCGCCGCGAGCTGGCGTATATGGATGGCGACGAGCTGCGCTCGATGTCGGATAAGGCGCTCGGTGCGCTGCGTCTGGCCGTGGCGGATAACGAACACCTGCGCGATGTGCTGCGCCTGTCGGAAGATCCGAAGCGGCCGGAGCGTAAGATTCAGTTCTATATCGCGGTGTACCAGCACCTGCGCGAGCGCATCCGTCAGGACATCATCCGCACCGACGATCCGGTCGAGGCCATCGAACAGATGGAAATTGAGCTGGGCCGTCTGACCGAAGAGCTGACCGCGCGCGAGCAGAAGCTGGCGATCAGTTCGAAAAGCGTGGCCAACATCATTCGCAAAACCATTCAGCGCGAACAGAACCGCATTCGCATGCTGAACCAGGGTCTGCAGGCCGTTTCCTTCGGCCAGGTGAAGAGCGTGCGCCTGAACGTCAATGTGCGCGAAGCGCATGCCACCCTGCTGGATGTGCTCTCCGAGCAGCAGGAACAGCATCAGGATCTGTTCAACAGCAACCGTCTGACCTTCTCCGAAGCGTTGGCCAAGCTGTATCAGCGCCTGAATCCGCAGATCGACATGGGGCAGCGCACGCCACAGACCATCGGCGAGGAGTTGCTGGACTACCGCAACTACCTGGAGATGGAAGTGGAGGTATACCGTGGCTCCGACGGCTGGCTGCGTGCGGAAAGCGGCGCGTTGTCTACCGGTGAAGCCATCGGTACCGGGATGTCAATCCTGGTGATGGTGGTGCAGAGCTGGGAAGAAGAATCCCGCCGCCTGCGCGGTAAAGACATCTCGCCGTGTCGCCTGCTGTTCCTCGATGAAGCGGCGCGTCTGGATGCCAAGTCGATCGCTACGCTGTTCGAACTGTGCGACCGTCTGGAGATGCAGCTGATCATCGCGGCGCCGGAAAACATCAGTCCGGAGAAGGGCACCACCTATAAACTGGTGCGTAAAGTGTTCCAGAACCACGAGCATGTGCACGTGGTGGGGCTGCGCGGTTTCGCCGGCGAGCCGCCGGCGCTGGGTACTGCGCCGGTTGAAACGCCGTAACGCAGAAAAACGCCCTAAAAATCCGAAAATAGCCGCCGCAGGGTGGCTATTTTTTTGTGCGCGTGGATGATAGTCCTGCTTTTTTATCCGTTGAAAAGCGGTTAGTTTAATCACATAAACAGTTATTCGACGCCCGCAGGGCGAAACGGCCTTTCTGTTTGTATACTGAAACTATATGCAGTTTTTGACGTTTTTTTTGTGAGCATACAGGGGGCAAGGGATGTTGCTTAAAAAGGGAAACTCTCTACGACGTTTGGCGCTGAGTGGCGCTATCGCCTGTAGTCTTGTGTCGTCGTTTTCCGCATCGGCTACCGTTACGGCGTTGCCGGTGGCATCAGCAGGCATGTCCGTTGCGCAGAGCCGTTCTGAGCTGCTGGCCGCGTTGCCGCGCGGCATGGATTTGCACTACCTTTCCACGC
It includes:
- the mukF gene encoding chromosome partition protein MukF, which encodes MSEFSQTVPELVAWARKNDFSISLPTERLAFLLAIATLNGERLDGEMSEGELVDAFRHVSKGFEQTHETVAMRANNAINDMVRQRLLNRFTSELADGNAIYRLTPLGIGITDYYIRQREFSTLRLSMQLSIVAQELKRAADAADEGGDDFHWHRNVFAPLKYSVAEIFDSIDMTQRVMDEQQQSVKNDIAALLSKDWRAAISSCEMLLSETSGTLRELQDTLDAAGDKLQANLLRIQDATLGNVELGFVDKLVFDLQSKLDRIISWGQQAIDLWIGYDRHVHKFIRTAIDMDKNRVFAQRLRQSVQTYFDHPWALTHANADRLLDMRDEELALRSEEVTGELPPDLEFEEFSEIREQLAAMIEEALKVYQEQQMPLNLAAVMRDYLAQYPRARHFDVARLVVDQAVRLGVAEADFSGLPAEWQAINDYGAKVQAHVIDKY
- the mukE gene encoding chromosome partition protein MukE produces the protein MSSTNIEQVMPVKLAKALSNSLFPALDSQLRAGRHIGIDELDNHAFLMDFQDELEEFYTRYSVELIRAPEGFFYLRPRSTTLIPRSVLSELDMMVGKILCYLYLSPERLAHEGIFSHQELYDELLSLADENKLLKFVNQRSTGSDLDRQKLHEKVRTSLNRLRRLGMVYFMGNDSSKFRITEAVFRFGADVRSGDDPREAQLRMIRDGEAMPVETSLSLNDENEAEDQQVDNAPDGAEDEQE
- the mukB gene encoding chromosome partition protein MukB: MIERGKFRSLTLVNWNGFFARTFDLDELVTTLSGGNGAGKSTTMAAFVTALIPDLTLLHFRNTTEAGATSGSRDKGLHGKLRAGVCYSTLDVVNSRHQRVVVGVRLQQVAGRDRKVDIKPFTIQGLPTAVQPTELLTQTVGERQARVLSLQELKDRVEEMEGVQFKQFNSITDYHSLMFDLGVIPKRLRSSADRSKFYRLIEASLYGGISSAITRSLRDYLLPENSGVRKAFQDMEAALRENRMTLEAIRVTQSDRDLFKHLISEATSYVAADYMRHANERRIHLDGALALRSDLLGSRKQLAAEQYRHVEMARELSEQSGAESDLETDYQAASDHLNLVQTAMRQQEKIERYEADLEELTYRLEEQNEVVAEASEQQAENEARAEAAELEVDELKSQLADYQQALDVQQTRAIQYQQALQALERARALCQLPDLTADNAEQWLDTFQAREQEATEALLMLEQKLSVADAAHGQFEQAYQLVGKIAGQVSRSEAWQCARELLRDWPSQQHLAERVQPLRLRLSELEQRLRSQQDAERLLQEFCKRHGQEYQPDDLDMLQQELEERLEALSQNVSEAGERRMEMRQELEQIQQRIRELTARAPVWLAAQDALGQLSDQSGEPLENSQQVTEYMQQLLERERETTVERDEVAARKREVEAQIERLSQPGGAEDQRLVTLAERFGGVLLSEIYDDVTIDDAPYFSALYGPSRHAIVVPDLSLVREMLEGLEDCPEDLYLIEGDPQSFDDSVFAVEEQDKAVVVKIADRQWRYSRYPEVPLFGRAARENRLEVLHAERETLAERYATLSFDVQKTQRSHQAFSRFIGTHLAVAFDADPEAEIRGLNARRGEIERALNNHEAQNQQQRQQYEQAKEGISALNRLMPLVSLLNDETLQDRVDEIREELEEAQDAARHIQQHGVSLTKLEPLLSVLQSDPQQHEQLQQDYAQAQSVQRQAKQQAFALTEVVQRRAHFSYTDSAGMQNANNDLNDKLRQRLEQAEAERARAREQLRQYQTQFTQYSQVLASLKSSYDAKRDMLKELSQELVDIGVQADANAEARARARRDELHAALSNNRARRNQLEKQLTFCEAEMDGLQKKLRKLERDYHQLREQVVTAKAGWCAVMRLVKDNGVERRLHRRELAYMDGDELRSMSDKALGALRLAVADNEHLRDVLRLSEDPKRPERKIQFYIAVYQHLRERIRQDIIRTDDPVEAIEQMEIELGRLTEELTAREQKLAISSKSVANIIRKTIQREQNRIRMLNQGLQAVSFGQVKSVRLNVNVREAHATLLDVLSEQQEQHQDLFNSNRLTFSEALAKLYQRLNPQIDMGQRTPQTIGEELLDYRNYLEMEVEVYRGSDGWLRAESGALSTGEAIGTGMSILVMVVQSWEEESRRLRGKDISPCRLLFLDEAARLDAKSIATLFELCDRLEMQLIIAAPENISPEKGTTYKLVRKVFQNHEHVHVVGLRGFAGEPPALGTAPVETP